In Penaeus monodon isolate SGIC_2016 chromosome 7, NSTDA_Pmon_1, whole genome shotgun sequence, the genomic stretch TAACATGTGATTGTTGTGCGAGTGTAGGAAAAGGATAGTTAGTTGACAATCTGGTATACGCTTCTGTAAATGTAGGTTTACAGTtgatagttaaaacaaataaatatgctagacaCAAAGGCCATATAGCACTATGAAAAGTATTTCGGCGAAAAGGTTTAagatgagttaacgattaggataatgtaaagaaggggatgagaagagaaagaaaaggaaaggggagacgaagagaCCACACAAATTGGGACTCAGCCTCCGTCTTCAAAACTTCCCACGACAaaggacttgggggggggggtatagttcTAATGTTTTAATTTGCTTTGTTCTGCTCCTGATGGGGGTGTAGTTTTTTAAAGCGTATGCGTTAAAAGAATTGATTTTGGGATGCACACGATGgtccccccataatgtatttgaCGTGGTCTCCAGCTTGTGATACGGGGAGGGAATcacttggggaaaaaatatgataatgactgGTGTCTCACTTCCCGATTGTACTTTCTGGGATATCCAGTGCTAGAagatcattatttcttttcttttttcttttcttttatttcttttttttcttgagaatCTAGTTTGTTCTCccgaattattaaaaaaaatcaataaacaataagGTTTCTGTGAAAAGTATAACATGAAGTATTAATTACTAAAAAATTACAATACATTACTTTTAACACTTCCCCCCCCTTTGCCAAATAATACACCATTAAACTCTTTTTGTTTCAATTAATATCAAGAATTATGGGATAAATCAACCCAAGTATAAAAATCATTGTCATTTGTTagagtgatgttttttttattaagtacaCAGACTATTTACAAAAGATATCTTATTTCTACTGACATTAATGTTTTCATGCTCTTACATTCTCACCACCTTTGAAACCTAGTctggtaatattaaaatattatcaaaaatatgcAAATTGACAAAGCCTAACTGGTTTAAGTTACCAATCCCTTCATTTATCTTTCCCTTactaatgtatattaaaatcaaaaatttttttatcaagaatttaaatcatcattatttaaaagaattttatgaATTTGTGATCATTAGCAAAGTCAACAGTGAACATCACTATTGATCAAAGTTGTAAAAGCCGCAAAAATCTGAAACACCAGACTACAACCTGTTCACACTCTTGGAAAaagaacatacacacaaagaatttGTAGAAAATTTTGCTTTGCCTTGAATCAGGCAAGAAATGATCAACAATTTTGTTTTAATACAAAACACTGGTGATCCTCATCACTTCTAATTCTCCGTCTTTTATAATTTCTAATTCATGCTCTTTTTTCAAAAGTCTTAGAAAGAGAGCtagggagagagcaaaagagaggaaacccaaaggggaaagaaggggaggtatgaaggaggagaagggaagagagggggaaagagaggtaaaaagagagacagagacagcacaCCTCTCACAAACAAGTATTACAAGTAGTACTCTAAACAACATAAATACTAAATTGcacataaaaagattaaaaagtaaCAATGCCCTACTACTAAGGGCATCCTTAAAAAACTTATTCAATATGTGAAAATTGATAAACGACATTTACAGCTTACAATTATCCCTAAAAATCTACAAGCAAAATCCCCTTTaatagctgtatttttttttcattttttttgaaagCAGATGCAAAAAAAGGCTCAAAAAAACTGATGTtagtatatatttcaataattaaTCAATGCtggaaccaaaaaaaggggaaaggggaggaaaatagcAAAATCGCAGGTACGCTGAagattacaataatcataacaataatcgtaatCATAAAGTCTTATTGcactaaaaaataaagaatcgcctttcctttcctcttcttccgatTTTCAGTGAAATACAAAATCctcgtttattatttttcaaagcaAAGGCAAAGAATATTAATCAgataacaaaaaattacaaaGCGGCAACAGGAAAGTCTTGGTACTTGTGTAATTCCTTTCCCAACCACGTCCGtgattatcttatattttcatctattatcTTGAGGTTCCTTTCATCAACCATGATAAGATGCTTGGGGGAAAagactataaacacacacaaaaaaatatattgaagtcTTCACAATCATTCAATCACCTGCGCGTGTTCTTTAACTGCCGCTACGTTTACTAAACATTAAAAATTGCACAACTTAGATTACCAATATTAGAAGACCCTCAGAGAGACTAGAAAAATAAAGCAATGCGACAAAAGCTCACTTATCGCATTTCTCTATATCAAACAAGTACAATATCGTAATGACTAATCAGAAAAGTCATCATGACTTAGAACACAGAAATATACTGGTTTACTTTGCAATGCCAATACTATTTGGGCACCGAGACTTGCGGTTTTATATTGGcacctgtatatataatatatattacatatacagtatgtatatatgtgtatgtgtgtatgtataagtatatgtaaatgcatgtttatttaaatgtgtgtgtgtgtggggtgtggtgtgtgtggtgtgtgtgtgtgtgtgtgtggggtgtgttttgtgtgtgtgtgtgtggtgtggggtggtgtggtgtggtgtggtgtggtgtgggttggtgtggtgtggtgtggtgtggtgtgggtgtgggtgtgggtgtgggtgtgggtgtgggtgtgggtgtgggtgtgcgtgtgcgtgcgcgtgcatgtgtgtgtgcatatgcatgcatgtgtgtgcgtgtgtgtgcataagcatgcatgtgtgtgtgcatatacatgcatgtgtgtgtgcatatgcatgtatattgtatattgttcaGTGAAGAGCTAATCAAGAATTGCTATCACtctctcccaaaaaaaatatataaattaaaaacaaaataaaattataataataataataatagacaattaTAAACTACCTATTTTTCTAAAGTAGGTACAAGTAAGAAAGTATAATACTTAAAAAACGCACATACCTAATTCCATTCTATTTTCTCTTGGTCCTTGTTATCCAACTCCTTTAAATTATATTCACAAGAAGCAAGCGGGATGTGTTTGTGAGtatctatatgtctctgtgtttgtGGATGTCCATGTATacttgtgtaagtgtatgtgaaaTTGTGCAAttcacaaaaactcaaaattcCCTGTGGTAAAGACATCTGTCAACACTTAAAAGTCAGTTTAAGAAACAAGATTCTACATATACCAGCTCGTTTCTCCATGCCTGAGTTACTTCGCTGCTATGATTTGGCACAATAAAATGTAAGTActtgcattatcattatgatcagaaACTTAAATGATATATTGCTTGAAAAGAAATCAAATtaagcgtatgtatatgtatacatacattacataacacacagatacacgcatatgcacaagcacaatcacaatcacacgcccacgcccacacacacacacacacacacacacacacacacacacacacacacacacacacacacacacacacacacacacacacacacacacacacacacacacacacacacatatcctcaaCCTTTGCTAAACTACAGCTTTGTGAGCAGCAGAATTATGGATGGCTACAATTCAATATATTCAGTAATACAGTTCTGTAGTTAATAGTTTCCAAAACACCCTAGCGTTTTAAATAGATCACTGCACTTTCAAAACTTAAATCCTATTACACAATAAGATATTTATAACACTGGGTTTATTACTTTCATAGCAATCAAAGTTTAACTGATAAAGTTCCTACGCAAGCTTTCGGTTCACAAATAACACCTAATTACAGCATTTAAAAAGCTGAACCCAACAGCTGCCATTACCCTTGTCACCTATGCATTAGCTACAGCATTCAGATAAGTTGCTACAATAAACGAGGGTGTCCACATCATGTTTCCAACAATGCTTTTTGTTCATCTTTTTAAAAGAGAATAATTATTACAAGCACAAGATAATAATAGGTGACACAACCCAAGCTTAATTTTCAGTGATGCAAACTaactgaaggaaaaaatatatatataaacagaatcaGACATCAGCTCTCAAAAGaatgtaacagtaataaaacCCAGTTCATGTTTCTTCAGATAACAAAAGACAACATATTTGATAAACTCTGACTGCCCAGTATTAAGTAGTGTTTGTATAGGCCACTTACTGCAATTATCTCTGTCTGCACAGTATATGATGCACTGCTGAGATAAAACTGTCTTTTGTTCCTTGTTCACTTTTATCACAATCTGGTAACATCTTAGTTTCAGGGATGTTTAAAAATTAGCATGAATAGCAAACTATGTTGTACAAACTCTTACTACAGTAAAGGTGGCTGTGAATTCCACTTCTATCTTTGCTAAAATACTCCTGATATATCAGTGGTATCACTGATAAAAAAACAGCTTACTTTATATCATGCATTGACACATTCCAAATGCTTTCTCTCATGCTGTAACTTTCTGTCACTGCTTATTCAAGGGatcatactaatatatcattgaaaaaaataaacatatcctCCATCTACAAGATGATGGATCACAGTGAATCACATTTAACAATGGAGTATGTGTCCAGGGAATAATTAGCATGGCAAAGGAGTGTCTTTTCTATGTGGCAAATGAGCACAATTTACACTGAGAATCAACATATTGCAGATGTAAGTACTGACTTTTTCTTGGTTCTTCGGGGTAACCATTTACGACAATAGAGATCTACCGCAGGCTTATGTACAATTACATAAATATGACACCTGTTGTTCCCTGCAAAAGAAATAATTAACATCTAAAGCCGAGATTCTCCTACACAGAATTTAATGCCCatcaaaacgtaaaagaaaaaaaatatgtctcCTTAAATCATACTGCCCCatccaaaaattaaaacaataatcctCTAAACAACAGTCCTATTAGTTGAGCACTCCTTTACAGAAGCAAAgttgcctttttcttttaattgaacTCATATTAACACAGAATGTCTTGGCACATCTTTCTTAAAATAAGTCCTCAAGACCTTATTGGACTTAACAGCAcagtgataacaagaataacactAGCACAGATTCATgatacagtttaaaaaaaaataaaaattaacaacaatgAATCTGTTATTAAGgtttacatgtatgtacaaatacatataaaaacttgAAAATATGGCAACAGACCAAACATAATTCAGTCACATACGTGAAAGATCTGCAGTTTTGTTGCCGAGCAATCAATGCAACTTAGATGAGCTAGTGATAATTGTGAAACTGCTTCAAAGAAATCAACAGTGAGCATAAGTAAAAGCAATATCTAAATTAGCTCTATTTCAACGACAGCACATTTCCCTTTTAACACTGAGGTATCAATAAATCTATGCACGGAATGATATGGTATGACTGGGTACTCCTACTTTTCCAAGTCTTATCTGTTAGTGATAATGCAACTATGCACACAATGGAAATCTTTTTGACATCTCCAAGGATAAAAGTTGTTTATGTCAAAATTATTTCCACAAGTATAAAATCCTGGTCATTCTCACACACCACTTAAGTAGAGCAAAGACCCAAGTCCACGTTTCTTCATTTATCAAATTTGTGAAAAACACTTTAAACATACCCACTTCTGGCCTTACCACAAAGCCCCTCTCAGACTCCATGCTGCCTCACATATCCCTTCCCTAATCTCCAACCAGTTTGAGGCACAAGGCCTCACTAGAATTTACTCGACCTTATCTtgtgctatctatatatcttgccAGTGGCCTTGAGCAGCATGTTGAGGTTGTCCTGTGCACTCTTCAGGGTTGGATTGAGCTTAAGGGCATGGAGGTAGGACTTCTCAGCCTGCTCGTACTTCCTCCAGCGGTGGTACAGGACCCCTAGGTTGGCCCAGTAGTTGGCGTTGCCCGGGTCCAGGTTGGTGGCTAACAGAAAGTGAGACTCAGACTCTTCATAGCGGCTTAACTTGCCTAGGGTATTGGCCAGATTGAAGTGCAGGGCTGGCTCACTCGGTAAGTGCCTGGAGAGACAGGGTGGATGTAATTATCAGAAGGCAACATGTCCTAACAATCAATCCATCAAAGAGTTGCAGTATTAGTGACTGAGTGTCCCCCTTAGACCTCCAACAAAATCCCAAACACTCTCTCAGTACCTGAGTGCCTTATCCGCCACATCAATTGCTGACTGGTAGAGGCCCTGTGAGTCCAGCAGAATCAGCATGTTGGTCCAAGCTACAGCTAGGGAGGGCTTGAGGGAAGTGGCATTGGTCCAGGTGGCCAGGGCAGCACTGTGGTCACCCTTCTCCAAGTACAGATTGCCCAGGTTGTACAGGCAGTCTGGGTACacctgagggagggggagaaagaaggctAAGGTAAAGGCGGCTTGAACGTTATGCAAATATTTGAGGAtttgcagtgtgtatatatgtatgtatgtaagtaagtatgtgtatatgtatgtatgtgtgtatatatgtatatatatatatatatatatatagtagatatatatattaataagatttatatatagatatatatatatatatataatatatagataatgataatatataataatatatatagtagatagatatgatataatatatagaatatatatatatatagtatatatatatcgaatatagatatatctatataatagaagaatataaatatataatataatacactagaaataatatatatatacaaaatattaaatataatataattacaaaataataatatatataaataatatataattatataatatatatatttatattatattacatatatttttatatatataatatatatatatattaaaatatattaatatatatatatatatagttattattataatttatttatatatatatattattatatatatatatattattattatatatatatattatatcattatattattgtatatattatataatatatataatattatatatatatttataatatataatatatataacttatattatattttattattaatatatttaaaatatatatatattaatttatatatatatttatatttatatttataattataatactttaaaatacacacatacatacatatacacatacttacttacatacatacatatatacacactgcaaaTCCTCAAATATTTGCATAACGTTCAAGCCACCTTTACCTTagccttcttcctccccctccctcaggtGTACCCAGACCGGCCTGTACAACCTGGGCAATCTGTTTTGGGGAGAAGGGTGACCACAGTGCTGCCCTGGCCACCTGGACCAATGCCACTTCCCTCAAGCCCTCCCTAGCTGTAGCTTGGACCAACATGCTGATTCTGCTGACTCACAGGGCCTTACCAGTCAGCAATTGATGTGGCGGATAAGGCACTCGGGGTACGAGagagtgtttgggtttttgttggagGTCTAAGGGGACACCAGTCACTAATTACTGCAACTCTTTGATGGATTGATTGTAGGAATGTTGCCTTCTGATAATTACATCCACCCTGTCTCTCCAGGCACTTACCGAGTGAGCCAGCCCTGCACTTCAATCTGGCCAATACCCTAGGCAAGTTAAGCCGCTATGAAGAGTCTGAGTCTCACTTTCTGTTAGCCACCAACCTGGACCCGGGCAACGCCAACTACTGGGCCAACCTAGGGGTCCTGTACCACCGCTGGAGGAAGTACGAGCAGAGCTGAGAAGTCCTTTACCTCCATCCCCTTTAAGCTCAACCCAAACCCCTGAGAGTGCACAGGACAACTCAACATGCTGCTCAAGGCCACTggcaagatatatagatagcacaGAAAGGTTTCGAGTAAATCTAGTGAGGCCTTTTTTGCCTCAAACGGTTGGAGATTAGGGAAGGAT encodes the following:
- the LOC119575484 gene encoding protein O-mannosyl-transferase TMTC4-like gives rise to the protein MLILLDSQGLYQSAIDVADKALRHLPSEPALHFNLANTLGKLSRYEESESHFLLATNLDPGNANYWANLGVLYHRWRKYEQAEKSYLHALKLNPTLKSAQDNLNMLLKATGKIYR